The Raphanus sativus cultivar WK10039 chromosome 2, ASM80110v3, whole genome shotgun sequence DNA segment TGTTTGATTCGcacggggcgggtgcgggtttAACAGTTTGAAAAAATCGTTTCGCAGATGCGGGTTATAAGTATTTTATGCGGGATGGGTGTATGTATCTGCCAATCCGcaaaaaaactttaatttctaagtgttttttttgtaaaagtatatttaaaatatgataattttagaaaaaataactgatttttaaaaaatatataaaattttagttataaatatattatttatatataccttttagaaaaaaacaaattaagtaattatatatatatatattatttgcgGGTCCCGCATGTTACCCGGAAAATTAAACGGAGCGGTTGCGGATATAATTTATCTGTTTGCGGGTTGTGTGGGTCGGAGTTAAGCCTGGGAATTTGAAGCTTAGCCCGCGGGTCCTGCCCCATTTGATCCGCACGGGGCGGGTGCAGGTTTAACAGTTCGAAAAAATTATTTCGTGGGTGCGGATTATGAGTATTTTGTGTAGGATGGGTGTACGTATCTACCATTccgcaaaaaaaaactttaattttaaatgttttttgtaaaagtatatatattttaaaaatatgataattttagaaaaaaataattgatttttttaaaatatagaaaattttagttataaatatattatttatatatatcttttagaaaaaaaattaagtaattatatatatatatatatataacctgcGGGTCTCACATGTTACCTGGAAAATTAAGCGGATATAAATTATCTGTTTGTGGGTTGTGTGGGTTGGagtttttgaccaaaaaaaactgaaacccGCGGGTTCTGGCTCTTGCGGGACCGGTTTGACAAGCAATCCAGCCATAATTTTAGcgatattttagggttttataggatttttaaataacaaaattttcttgaTGATAAAAAACATATGATGATTAAAAAAAACGGAAGATCAAAACatatgatgataaaaaaaaatttgcccGCCCTTTCTAGTAAACTATTAAACATCAAACATTTTTCTGCGCGTAGCGCATACATAGCATCTAGTATAAATAAGTTTTGCTTATGAACTTCTAAAACATCGCATTAATGAgtctaaattaatataacatCACTTTAATCTATTGAGAATAGAAATGATAGTCTCAAATGTCATGTAGAAGCAAGTAAATCAAAATCCTTTGTTTATGTGAGATGaatatatctttttcttttttttctttctttttgcattgcaaaataaagtatatatatactatatatgatttattagaATTAGTTAAATAACTCTATCCTTTGctgaaaatttaaatgaaatttctaAATTTCTCTCTATGAATATTTGATAGAGATGAGACTGAAGACTaacaaaaatacacaaaccaattttttcaaaaaaaaaaaatacacaaaccaATTGTCCAACGCTTCAAGGAAAGTCTCACGCTATCTGTGAACGAAAAGGACTTGAATACTATATGCAAATcgtcatttaattttttttttaatcgtcatttaattttattaagtagCAACCATACTTTTACGTGTTCACATCTTTTTGTCATGTTGCTCTTGAATAATATCTTCTCTATGTGTTCACAACTTTTTATAGCATTCCTCCTTTCGATATAAGTGATACTAATTTAAAGATTTTAcacattataaatgataaacATATGATATTATACCATCCATTCAAACTGATAGATTTTCAAATGATCTGCCTCAGAAAGGTTGGATGTTTCAGTCTTCAAGAGtagttattaaaaaaagtaGTTATTAGTATTTTCTAAGTTTGTTCCtataatctttattatttaaatatataccctaagtaaaatttaagaaaatgagGTTACAAGAGTCGCTACTGATATtctctctcaaaacatatattatttggaGTATAGATCTAAACTATATGTCATCTATATTTAATTTAAGTAGTTTTGAaacttgaaatattttaatttgtaaattcaaaatataaataagttttttcgTACAAACTTCCATAACATTGCACAAATtaaatgaaacaaacaaaacgaGTCTAAagtaatatacaaataattttaatctaTTGAGAAACAGAAAAGATATCAGACTCAAAATGTCATGTAAAACTACAAATTATTTGAAATGCAATTTATTGGATATTTACAAAATTCGTAATATTTGAGTTTAAagtttagtattatttttttaggatttagtgATTATTTTTAGAGTTAGTATTTGTAGGGATGGtggattttatatatatgacatatatatatatatatatatatatatgacatataatatatatggttagagtatacatgatttattataaatatttgaacgACTCTATCTTTCGttgaaattttaactaaaatttctAAATCATCTCTGTAAAAAGTACCGCACATATTTGATAGAGATCAGAGATGATAGACTAACCAAATACTaaagtataaaattttaaaattttaaggaaATACAAAAACCAAGTATTATATTGTACAACGATTTCGAGGAAAGTCTCATATTATCACTTCAACGAAAAGGACTTGAATCTTGAATACTACTAGGCgggtgtttatttaattttttaatttttgatttacactaaatgatgtatttgttaatAGTTACTTGTGATACATTCAGAGGCGTACCTACTATAGGATTAGGGGGTTCAGTTGACAcatgtttaattataaaataattggttTTGCATAGCAAGCCAAAAAGAAACAACGGCTAAAATTGTATTAGTGTATGTATTGACGCACCTAAATTTGGGTTCACATCTCTAAATTATACTtttgttatcatatttttaaaattttatatatcatgacacatgtaaaaaaaattgatgggtCCACCATTGGATACATTGAgttctttttgaattttaaaaaaacaatcaaatctgtgaaaaatattttttattataaagaaagcttaaagtgaacaatgatagattatatatgaaatatataaattaatttagttaatttaaaatacattgaaaTAATTGACtttgaatcatatataaatcaatttaatcggctcattgttattacattttttgttaggGCCATGGTGTTTTAGATCAAATTAAGTTGGTCTAGTGGCTTATGACTCCCCTCTCTTATCCTAACcgacaattttgttttgtaaccgttcggtgtttagaaaaaattgtgaagaatgaaaaaaataaatatttcgaCTTTCGGTGTTCTCCCATGGCGATGGCGatttcaaaactcattaatcgAAGGTCTAATGTTTGATATTTGTGAATctgatgttttttctttacgaatCAAGGTATGGAGTAATTAAatctcttttaaaataattggtttatttttcattctgtttcaaaatatattgtttgcATGTCTAGTTACAcctagttaattaataaatatccataacatttataaatcaaatcaattgTTTCCTAAAAGTAATATAGTTAGCAAGAATATAGGCAATTGCCTCATTCTTAACTATTTACttaatcttatatttaatattaagtaCTCTGCAAGTTCAGTTAAACAGATTTTACTGGGAAGAAAACATagataatttattcatataataattttttagatttattgaGACCTAACTCTATGTGAGGTGAATAAACATTGGTTTAGATGAAAAGGGAAATTCCATTTtatcttgaaattattttaatagagaatggaagttaaattttattttacgacaataaataatttcgaaataaatatcctagatttttttttgataacaaataaataatttcgaaatttatttaatacaagagaagttaaattttgttttaggacaacacattaactaaattgaaaaagataaacattaaaatagagactatctataaataaagaaaatgacaaatacacatttaataaactggttaagacaaatatttttttagaaatgttATTAATAGAGTCAGTGGCATGTAAGtgtaattaacattgaaaaTTCAAGGGCATTTCctaagtgtacttctcttttaataatagagatatgAACATCGTCAATTCCATTTTAGGAAAGTAGCAACcatatttttctaaatcaagaaggaaaaaattataatggCTTTTTGACGACATCAATAATTCACCCTGAAGTTCCAAACTGAATTCAACAAGTTGCAAACCACGAATTAATTCACGACTATACATATTCTAACTAAACGAATTTGAAAAGtaggatattaaaaaaaatctactatGAACATAAAAATTACGACTATAAGACAAGGGTTATTATGATCATGCAGTGAAATCGTATTTGAGTATTCAAAGCTTATGCtaattaaacaatatatattaaggATTCCAGAGTTGTACTTATACATACGGCATTACATACAACAGGATGAGCTAGTTGTTAGGGTTAACTCCGGCAATTTGAATCGTGTTAATATCTTGGTTTGAAGTTTTAGATATGATTGTTAACAACGTTGTTCGAGTTGAATATTAATGTATTGTTTATATATCAATTTTCGATCTAGAAAGAAGTAATACTGTATTTTGCAGGTCAACAAACTACCTATGGATCAAAATGATACTATActattttgcaaaaaaaataaaatgatactaTACCGTAGATCTCACCACATACGTTATTATATTTACCTACCAATTAATGCTACACCGACTGATCTCTATTTCTTCAAATATAATCAATGGCCTCATGCATAATGTATGATGCATTGATCAATCCCATTAATGGTGACCAAAAATAATACattactttttataaataaggaaataaaaGTACTCAAATAATTTAATCTTTAATCTCCTTAGATCGAAAACGTGTTCTTAACTCGATAAATATCAGACATATATTGTCCATCTTCATCACAACAACCAAACAAAagactaataaaaaaaaagaaatatgggTGGCCGTTTGCACCTCACCGTCTTCCTCTCAATCTTCGCCGCCATAACTCTGACATCACAAGCCCAATACCTTCTTCCGATCACAAAGCACGAACCCACCAAACAATTCTACACCACTCTCGACATAGGAACCACCGTAAAATCTCCACTAAACCTACTCCTCGACCTTGGAACCAACCTCACGTGGCTCAACTGCCGCAAACTCAAATCTTTATCATCACTCCGCCTCGTCTCTTGTCAGAGCTCCACCTGCAAATCCATCCCCGGGAACGGCTGCGACGGGAACACCTGTCTCTACCGGCAACCAACCCCTCTCGGCGTAACCCCCGTCGTCACCACCGGCCGTGTCGTTCAAGACCGAGCCACCGTCTCCAAAGCCTCCCTCCCTCGCTTCACATTCTCCTGCGCCGAGGAGAAACACCTCCAAGGCCTCTCCCCTCCCGTGGCCGGAGTTCTTGGTCTTTCTCCGGGACAGTTTCCGTTCTGGAGACAGGTGACGTCAGCGTTTAACATCATCCCGAAGTTCGCTCTCTGCTTGTCATCCTCCGGAACCGGTCACTTCTACATCGGCGGTGCTAACTACTATCGCATACCGCCGTTCAGCGGTGGTAATAATCCGGTTCCGATGACTATGACGCCGTTGAAAAACATAGGCTCGGGGAATTATCTACTCTCTGTCCAGTCAATCTACGTTGGCGGAAGCTCTTTATCGTTGAGCCCAAGTTTGCTTGAGGGCGGAGCTAAGCTGAGCACAGTGGTTCCTTACACCGTACTACAAACCGATATCTACAATGCTCTTGCCCGGTCATTTACCCAAAAAGCAACGGTATTTAAAAAGCTGTTTTTAGTTTGTTGAATAaattcagtgacaaaaaaaaaatttgttgaataaattaaaaatctgattttgatATAGAAGCTGGATTTGAAATTCATGTGTATAATAATACTCcatctgttttgattttttttctaagttatttttaaagataagTTTTATTAAGTAATgacaaattttgatattaagtaTATTTACTTATAGGATTAATCAATTAATCACATTTAAACTCATGTGTATAATAAACTAGGTGtcttcctgcaccatgtgcagaactaaaagttttaaaattaaaatttattttaaaatacaaattttgttaatttttgattttgttaatttttgattttattatttgcttacaatatataatcttaatttaatcatatataaaaatttaatattaagatgtcaaaaaaactttaagattaaaaaaaatattttttattcaatgtatatttagcaatatgtatttatatatttaaaattacaattttgaaatattctttaatttatatattttttttaaaatatttttaaatcaaattttgtaaatgcaAGAGGaaattttgttaagtgtataattatcaaaacataaaactaaataattctctaaaatttatggatattaaaaataaactaatagtattggattagaaaattacatttaaaaactgtataattttgaagaattgttttactaataataattataaaatagaattaaattttgaaaaattccaaataatattatatttttatttataacattatattatttattgctatattaatatgatctatgagttattaccatattttaaaaacttactaaaaatacaaatcaacaataaatgtaaatgtccatgtcattatttaaagaaaattttttttttcaaaatgcatagtattttgaagaattgtttttgtaataaaaattatatacttataaaatatagctaaataatatttcaaaattttaattaattattatatttctatttaatttattatttattgttatattaattatgatatataagttattaccatattttaaatttttaccttaaatataaatcaatattaaatgtaaatatgtcataatgatctataagttattaccatatttttaaaaaattatcataaatataaatcaatactaaatgtaaatatccatgtcataatttatttcaagacatgtcatcaatgttagtgtgccatgttataattttttttcaaaattaatatggtgatgacatatgtcaaaatcacttttcaaatatagactaggggatacTTCATCTGTATAATAAATAAtctgttttcaaataataaacttagtattttgttattttgtaaaaaaaatactaattttatGTACTTTTTACAGTTagttaataataacaaattcaagatattaaaaatatttatttataatagtcACAATATGGAATTGCATATAGTCA contains these protein-coding regions:
- the LOC108841666 gene encoding probable aspartic proteinase GIP2, whose product is MGGRLHLTVFLSIFAAITLTSQAQYLLPITKHEPTKQFYTTLDIGTTVKSPLNLLLDLGTNLTWLNCRKLKSLSSLRLVSCQSSTCKSIPGNGCDGNTCLYRQPTPLGVTPVVTTGRVVQDRATVSKASLPRFTFSCAEEKHLQGLSPPVAGVLGLSPGQFPFWRQVTSAFNIIPKFALCLSSSGTGHFYIGGANYYRIPPFSGGNNPVPMTMTPLKNIGSGNYLLSVQSIYVGGSSLSLSPSLLEGGAKLSTVVPYTVLQTDIYNALARSFTQKATKIGMFEAPGHAPFTDCFDEGASTRNKRGLMNVPLVEIGVPGRAGEVKWSFHGSNTVVRVLETVICLAFVDGGKKPKVSMVVGTHQLQDYMIDFDFSTTLMAFSDSLLLHNTSCSTWPSRK